A region of Gemmatimonadaceae bacterium DNA encodes the following proteins:
- a CDS encoding RNA-binding transcriptional accessory protein yields MTAPSPDALAPALIARVATELSLNPQQVQRTLTLFAEGATLPFIARYRKEVTGGLDEVQLRDVRERAEYLQEMEDRRAAILKSIEEQGKLDDALKAAILKADTKQALEDLYLPFKPKRRTRAMIARERGLGPLAEALWDGTLGDADIAAKAAEFVLPEVDGKPSEVPSAEAALQGARDILAEQIAEDAVVRGWVREVTRAKGVVKSSVIAEKKSDESKFKDYFEFSEALGTIPSHRMLAIRRGETEGELLWRVEAPVEEINARLAGEVIGSRKAVQQLTLVAADAYKRLLAPTIEVELRVELKTRADDEAITIFGRNLEQLLLASPAGEKKVIGLDPGFRTGVKVAVVSATGALVHTDTLYLHQEDRFAGAIRAMVERFTPELIAIGNGTASRETETLTKAALREMDAPRPQVVVVNEAGASVYSASDLARAEFPELDVSLRGAVSIARRLQDPLAELVKIDPKSIGVGQYQHDVNQTKLKQRLDETVESAVNRVGVEVNTASAALLGYVAGIGPSLAQAIVTLRDKKGGFGSRKDLTEVPRLGAKAFEQAAGFLRVRGGAHPLDASAVHPERYTLVERMAQDLGVDVRELIGNEALVDRIELAKYVSGDVGMPTLRDIVAELKKPGRDPRAAFEPPAFRDDIQKPSDLLPGMVLEGVVTNIVAFGAFVDIGVHQDGLVHVSQLADRYIKDPNDAVKVGQKVKVTVQSIDLPRNRIALSMRSDGGTEGAKRATGEGGTRRDVQQNNQQQQPNRLKGGFKPAAKPFVPTKGAIAPNGIRFK; encoded by the coding sequence ATGACCGCTCCCTCCCCTGACGCACTCGCGCCCGCGCTCATTGCGCGCGTCGCGACCGAACTCTCGCTGAACCCGCAGCAGGTTCAGCGCACTCTGACCCTTTTTGCCGAGGGGGCCACGCTCCCCTTCATCGCGCGCTACCGCAAGGAAGTCACTGGCGGGCTCGACGAGGTGCAGCTCCGCGATGTGCGTGAGCGCGCCGAGTACCTGCAGGAAATGGAGGACCGCCGCGCCGCCATCCTCAAGAGCATCGAGGAGCAGGGCAAGCTCGACGACGCGCTCAAGGCCGCGATCCTCAAGGCCGACACCAAGCAGGCGCTCGAAGACCTCTACCTGCCTTTCAAGCCGAAGCGCCGCACGCGCGCGATGATCGCTCGCGAGCGCGGGCTCGGTCCGCTGGCCGAGGCGCTGTGGGATGGCACGCTCGGTGATGCCGACATCGCCGCGAAGGCGGCGGAGTTCGTCCTCCCCGAGGTGGACGGCAAGCCCAGCGAAGTCCCCTCCGCCGAGGCGGCACTGCAGGGCGCGCGGGATATCCTCGCCGAACAGATCGCCGAAGACGCGGTCGTGCGCGGCTGGGTGCGTGAAGTCACGCGCGCCAAGGGGGTGGTCAAGAGCAGCGTGATCGCCGAGAAGAAGAGCGACGAATCGAAGTTCAAGGACTACTTCGAGTTCTCCGAAGCGCTCGGCACGATTCCGAGCCATCGCATGCTCGCGATCCGCCGCGGCGAAACCGAGGGCGAGCTGTTGTGGCGCGTGGAAGCGCCCGTCGAGGAGATCAATGCCCGCCTCGCCGGCGAGGTGATCGGCTCACGCAAGGCGGTGCAGCAGCTCACGCTCGTGGCGGCCGACGCCTACAAGCGTCTGCTGGCGCCCACCATCGAAGTGGAACTGCGCGTCGAGCTCAAGACGCGCGCCGACGACGAGGCGATCACGATCTTCGGCCGCAATCTCGAGCAGCTGCTGCTCGCGAGCCCGGCGGGAGAGAAGAAGGTCATCGGCCTCGACCCGGGGTTCCGTACCGGTGTGAAGGTCGCGGTGGTGAGTGCCACGGGCGCGCTCGTGCACACGGATACGCTCTATCTCCATCAGGAAGACCGCTTCGCCGGGGCCATTCGCGCCATGGTCGAGCGCTTCACGCCGGAACTCATCGCGATCGGCAACGGCACCGCGAGCCGCGAAACGGAGACGCTCACCAAGGCCGCACTGCGCGAGATGGATGCACCGCGCCCGCAGGTGGTGGTGGTGAATGAAGCCGGCGCCTCGGTGTACAGCGCGAGCGATCTGGCGCGCGCCGAGTTCCCCGAGCTTGACGTCTCGCTGCGCGGCGCCGTGAGCATCGCGCGCCGCCTGCAGGATCCGCTCGCTGAGCTGGTGAAGATCGACCCCAAGAGTATCGGCGTGGGGCAGTATCAGCACGACGTGAATCAGACGAAGCTCAAGCAGCGTCTCGATGAAACCGTGGAGAGCGCGGTAAATCGCGTGGGCGTGGAAGTGAACACGGCGTCGGCGGCACTGCTGGGCTACGTGGCCGGCATCGGCCCCAGTCTCGCTCAGGCCATCGTCACGCTGCGCGACAAGAAGGGCGGCTTTGGCTCCCGGAAGGATCTCACCGAAGTGCCGCGCCTCGGCGCGAAGGCGTTCGAGCAGGCCGCGGGCTTCTTGCGCGTGCGCGGCGGGGCGCATCCGCTCGACGCGAGCGCCGTGCACCCGGAGCGCTACACGCTCGTGGAGCGCATGGCGCAGGATCTCGGCGTTGATGTGCGCGAGCTGATCGGCAATGAGGCGCTGGTGGATCGCATCGAGCTCGCGAAGTACGTGAGCGGCGATGTCGGCATGCCCACGCTGCGCGACATCGTGGCGGAACTCAAGAAGCCGGGGCGCGACCCGCGCGCGGCGTTCGAACCGCCCGCCTTCCGCGATGATATTCAGAAGCCGAGCGACCTGCTCCCGGGGATGGTGCTCGAGGGCGTCGTGACGAACATCGTGGCCTTCGGTGCGTTCGTGGACATCGGCGTGCATCAGGATGGGCTCGTGCACGTGAGCCAGCTCGCCGACCGCTACATCAAGGATCCGAACGACGCGGTGAAGGTGGGGCAGAAGGTGAAGGTCACCGTGCAGAGCATCGACCTGCCGCGGAACCGCATCGCGCTCTCCATGCGCAGCGACGGCGGCACCGAGGGCGCCAAGCGCGCCACGGGTGAGGGCGGCACCCGGCGGGATGTGCAGCAGAACAACCAGCAGCAGCAGCCCAACCGCCTGAAGGGCGGCTTCAAGCCCGCCGCCAAGCCGTTCGTGCCGACCAAGGGCGCGATTGCCCCCAACGGCATCCGGTTCAAGTAG